A section of the Dyella terrae genome encodes:
- the nagA gene encoding N-acetylglucosamine-6-phosphate deacetylase, translated as MNTAAQPLLALVNGRVMADHGLQDDLVVLVRGERIEAIVPRGDERIAQAKPHDLQGRLLLPGFIDVQVNGGGGLLFNDAPTVDTLRGIAAAHRKFGTTGMLPTLITDTFDVMHKALQAVDAAIAEGVPGILGIHIEGPFLATARKGIHNADLFRVPDANDIAELAAKHRGVVMLTLAPERVPHEVITRLAEAGVVVVAGHTAADYDTTRSALNAGVRGFTHLYNAMTPLGSRDPGVVGAAMDDPHSWCGLIVDLHHVHPASLRIAIAAKAQGKSVLVTDAMPPVGSENPTYVLNGQTITARDGICQSDAGVLAGSALDMATGVRNLVDHVGVTLAEASRMASAYPAAWIGLESSHGRIVAGQRADFAVLDAGLVVQETWVGGVRYGV; from the coding sequence ATGAACACAGCAGCCCAGCCCCTCCTGGCGCTCGTCAACGGCCGCGTGATGGCCGACCACGGCCTGCAGGACGATCTCGTCGTGCTGGTTCGCGGCGAGCGCATTGAAGCCATCGTGCCGCGCGGCGACGAACGCATCGCGCAGGCAAAGCCGCACGACCTCCAGGGTCGCCTGCTGTTGCCAGGCTTCATCGACGTGCAGGTCAATGGCGGTGGCGGGCTGCTTTTCAACGATGCGCCGACGGTCGACACCTTGCGCGGCATTGCCGCCGCGCATCGCAAGTTCGGCACGACGGGCATGCTGCCGACGCTGATCACCGACACGTTCGATGTGATGCACAAGGCGCTGCAAGCTGTGGACGCGGCCATTGCCGAAGGCGTGCCGGGCATCCTCGGCATCCATATCGAAGGACCGTTCCTGGCGACGGCGCGCAAGGGCATCCACAACGCGGATCTCTTCCGCGTGCCCGATGCCAACGACATTGCCGAACTCGCCGCGAAACATCGCGGCGTGGTGATGCTGACGCTGGCGCCCGAGCGTGTGCCGCATGAGGTCATCACTCGTCTGGCTGAAGCCGGCGTCGTCGTGGTTGCCGGACATACCGCGGCCGATTACGACACGACGCGTTCGGCACTGAATGCCGGCGTACGAGGTTTCACCCACCTCTATAACGCCATGACGCCATTGGGTTCACGCGACCCGGGCGTGGTCGGCGCCGCCATGGACGACCCGCACAGCTGGTGCGGTCTGATCGTCGATCTCCACCATGTGCATCCGGCCAGCCTGCGTATTGCCATTGCGGCCAAGGCGCAGGGCAAGAGCGTGCTGGTGACTGACGCGATGCCGCCGGTGGGGTCGGAGAACCCGACGTATGTGCTGAACGGCCAGACCATCACGGCGCGCGATGGCATCTGCCAGAGTGATGCGGGCGTGTTGGCCGGTTCCGCGCTGGACATGGCGACGGGTGTGCGCAATCTCGTCGACCATGTGGGCGTGACGCTGGCCGAAGCATCGCGCATGGCCAGTGCGTATCCGGCCGCGTGGATCGGGCTGGAGTCGTCGCACGGACGCATCGTTGCCGGGCAGCGGGCGGATTTTGCGGTGCTCGATGCCGGGTTGGTGGTGCAGGAGACGTGGGTGGGTGGGGTTCGGTACGGGGTGTAA
- a CDS encoding SIS domain-containing protein — MKQASDTLMYREAQEAAEVIERQLTANVGVLSALGAHLRAHPPRFIVTCARGSSDHAAAYAKYVFETRLGLITASASPSIASIYDADLKLDGALFIAISQSGKSPDLLRSAQAAKDAGALVVAMVNVEDSPLAELAHTVIPLKAGPELSVAATKSYLATLAATLQLAAHWGNDDALHEAVRRLPDDLRRGWDADWSALSEGLKQTSNLFVVGRGYGFGAALEAALKLKETCGLHAEAFSAAEVKHGPMALVGEGFPVLFFAQDDGTLDNTLSVAREFRARGAHVWVAAPGIEGEGVLPLPSGIEPIVTPLLAVQSFYRAASALALSRGFDPDVPPHLRKVTETM; from the coding sequence ATGAAGCAAGCCAGTGACACCCTGATGTACCGCGAGGCCCAGGAGGCCGCCGAGGTCATCGAGCGCCAGCTCACCGCCAACGTCGGCGTGTTGAGCGCCCTGGGCGCCCACCTGCGCGCGCACCCGCCGCGCTTCATCGTCACCTGCGCTCGCGGCAGTTCCGATCATGCGGCGGCTTACGCCAAGTATGTTTTCGAAACGCGCCTTGGCCTGATCACCGCGTCGGCGTCGCCGTCGATCGCGTCGATCTACGATGCGGATCTCAAGCTGGACGGCGCGCTGTTTATCGCGATCTCGCAGTCGGGCAAGAGCCCGGACCTGCTGCGCAGCGCGCAAGCGGCGAAGGATGCTGGTGCGCTGGTCGTGGCGATGGTCAATGTCGAGGATTCGCCGCTGGCGGAACTGGCGCATACCGTCATTCCGCTGAAGGCGGGCCCTGAGCTCAGCGTTGCAGCGACCAAGAGCTATCTGGCCACGCTGGCCGCGACGCTGCAGCTGGCCGCCCACTGGGGCAACGACGATGCGCTGCATGAGGCCGTTCGCCGCCTTCCCGACGATCTGCGTCGCGGCTGGGACGCCGACTGGTCCGCGCTGAGCGAAGGCCTGAAGCAGACCAGCAATCTTTTCGTGGTGGGTCGTGGCTACGGTTTTGGCGCGGCGCTGGAAGCAGCGCTCAAGCTGAAGGAAACCTGCGGCCTGCATGCGGAAGCATTCAGTGCCGCGGAAGTGAAGCACGGCCCTATGGCGCTGGTCGGCGAAGGCTTCCCGGTGCTGTTCTTCGCGCAGGACGATGGCACGCTGGACAACACGCTTTCCGTCGCACGCGAGTTCCGCGCACGCGGTGCGCACGTGTGGGTGGCCGCACCGGGCATCGAAGGCGAAGGCGTGCTGCCACTGCCCTCGGGCATCGAGCCGATCGTGACGCCGCTGCTGGCGGTGCAGAGTTTCTATCGCGCGGCCAGCGCGCTCGCGCTGTCGCGTGGCTTCGATCCGGATGTACCGCCGCATCTGCGCAAGGTGACGGAGACGATGTGA
- a CDS encoding LacI family DNA-binding transcriptional regulator, giving the protein MRNPTIKDVAKWSGVSLKTVSRVINREASVRTDTREKVERAIEALGYQPNPSARGLRATHAYAIGLVYDNPNAHYVISMQDGVLSACRERGFGLQIHPCDSTSAGLADELVSLVERNRLAGLVLAPPMSEQAELVKTLMKHDIKFVRIISSREDPHDGLPCVYVDDRSAAYAITEHLIQLGHRRIGFLWGEPHHRSSPERYQGYANALKDYGIAQDKKLVLQGRYAFDDGFRGARKLLALKDPPTAIFGSNDEIAAGVLAAARSSGLDVPWDLSIAGFEDSPFSKQAWPALTTARQSTSEIGRHAALHLMADLQNENGESANALANECFIPELVVRGSTAPPQNNSPRKT; this is encoded by the coding sequence TTGCGCAACCCCACCATCAAAGACGTCGCCAAATGGTCCGGCGTCTCGCTGAAAACGGTCTCGCGTGTCATCAACCGCGAGGCCTCGGTGCGTACCGACACCCGCGAAAAGGTGGAGCGAGCGATCGAAGCGCTGGGTTACCAGCCCAATCCGTCGGCACGCGGCCTGCGCGCCACGCATGCCTATGCGATCGGGCTGGTCTACGACAACCCCAACGCGCACTACGTCATCAGCATGCAGGACGGCGTTCTGTCGGCGTGCCGCGAGCGCGGTTTCGGCCTGCAGATCCACCCCTGCGATTCGACCTCGGCGGGACTGGCCGATGAACTGGTCAGCCTGGTCGAGCGCAATCGTCTGGCCGGCCTCGTGCTGGCGCCGCCGATGTCCGAACAGGCGGAACTGGTGAAGACGTTGATGAAACACGACATCAAGTTCGTGCGCATCATTTCTTCGCGCGAAGATCCCCACGACGGCCTGCCCTGCGTCTACGTCGACGACCGCAGCGCCGCCTATGCGATCACTGAACACCTGATCCAGCTGGGCCATCGCCGCATCGGCTTCCTGTGGGGCGAACCGCACCATCGTTCGAGCCCCGAACGTTACCAGGGCTATGCGAACGCGTTGAAGGATTACGGCATCGCGCAGGACAAGAAGCTGGTGCTGCAGGGCCGCTATGCCTTCGACGACGGCTTCCGTGGTGCGCGCAAACTGCTCGCGCTGAAAGACCCGCCGACCGCCATCTTCGGCAGCAACGACGAAATCGCAGCGGGCGTGCTTGCCGCCGCGCGTTCCAGCGGCCTCGATGTGCCGTGGGATCTGTCGATCGCCGGCTTCGAAGACAGCCCCTTCTCCAAGCAGGCGTGGCCCGCGCTGACCACGGCGCGCCAGTCCACGTCCGAGATCGGTCGCCATGCGGCATTGCATCTGATGGCGGACCTGCAGAACGAAAACGGCGAAAGCGCGAACGCTTTGGCCAACGAATGTTTCATCCCCGAGCTGGTGGTACGCGGCTCCACCGCTCCACCGCAAAACAACTCCCCGCGCAAGACCTGA
- a CDS encoding sugar MFS transporter — protein sequence MTSTSLAAGEQQHSSVLPMLIIGVLFFIFGFVTWLNGPLITFVKLAFNLNDVNAFLVPMAFYLSYFVLALPSSWVLRRTGMKKGMALGLFVMAIGAVLFGQFITMRIYYGGLFGLFTIGAGLSLLQTASNPYISILGPIDSAAQRIAFMGICNKVAGALAPYAFGALVLQGIDTFGEKVSAAPTAEAREALLTAFAAKVHMPYMVMAALLAALAVWVVRSALPEIKPAGANSEHEIGHTKGSIFSFPHLWLGVLCLFLYVGVEVMAGDAIGTYGQGLGLPLDATKHFTSYTLFAMLAGYVAGLALIPKVISQQSYLAVSAILGVAFTIGAYVTTGYTSVAFVAALGFANAMMWPAIFPLAIKGLGRHTEAGSALLIMGIVGGALVPQLFVHLKEHFNFQLVFMALMVPCYLYILYYGVAGHKVGQHPEH from the coding sequence ATGACGTCCACTTCGCTTGCCGCCGGCGAGCAGCAACATTCAAGCGTTTTGCCGATGCTGATCATCGGCGTGCTGTTTTTCATCTTCGGCTTCGTGACCTGGCTCAACGGCCCGCTGATCACCTTCGTCAAGCTCGCTTTCAACCTCAATGACGTCAACGCCTTCCTGGTGCCGATGGCGTTCTATCTTTCCTACTTCGTGCTGGCGCTACCTTCGTCCTGGGTGCTGCGCCGCACGGGCATGAAGAAGGGCATGGCGCTGGGCTTGTTCGTGATGGCCATCGGCGCGGTGCTGTTCGGCCAGTTCATCACGATGCGCATCTACTACGGCGGCCTCTTCGGGCTGTTCACGATCGGCGCGGGTCTTTCGCTGCTGCAGACGGCATCGAACCCGTATATCAGCATCCTTGGCCCGATCGACAGCGCCGCGCAGCGTATTGCCTTCATGGGCATCTGCAACAAGGTGGCGGGCGCACTCGCGCCGTATGCGTTCGGCGCACTGGTTTTGCAGGGCATCGATACCTTCGGCGAGAAAGTCAGCGCCGCACCGACGGCGGAAGCGCGCGAAGCACTGCTCACTGCCTTCGCCGCCAAGGTGCACATGCCGTACATGGTGATGGCCGCGCTGCTTGCTGCACTTGCCGTGTGGGTCGTGCGTTCGGCGCTGCCGGAAATCAAACCTGCCGGCGCCAACAGCGAGCATGAGATCGGCCACACCAAGGGCAGCATCTTCAGCTTCCCGCACCTGTGGCTGGGCGTGCTGTGCCTGTTCCTCTACGTTGGCGTTGAAGTGATGGCTGGCGATGCCATTGGCACCTACGGCCAGGGCCTTGGCCTGCCGCTGGATGCCACCAAGCATTTCACCTCGTACACGCTGTTCGCCATGCTGGCCGGCTACGTGGCAGGCCTGGCCCTGATCCCGAAGGTCATCTCCCAGCAGAGCTACCTGGCCGTCTCGGCCATCCTCGGCGTCGCCTTCACCATCGGCGCCTACGTCACCACCGGCTACACCTCGGTCGCCTTCGTCGCGGCGCTGGGCTTCGCCAACGCCATGATGTGGCCGGCGATTTTCCCGCTCGCGATCAAGGGCCTGGGTCGCCATACCGAGGCCGGTTCCGCACTGCTGATCATGGGTATCGTGGGTGGTGCGCTGGTGCCGCAGCTGTTCGTGCACCTCAAGGAGCACTTCAACTTCCAGCTGGTCTTCATGGCGCTGATGGTGCCCTGCTACCTGTACATCCTTTACTACGGCGTGGCCGGTCACAAGGTGGGTCAGCACCCCGAGCACTGA
- the glk gene encoding glucokinase: MTGVHTEGKDVAELGNQGGALKSTLPGAPFLAADVGGTHARIGLVSDRPDGTRPVTVLQYHRYACAEWPSLTAVLKDFVSQLGTSVHVDQCAVASAGYVLGDSIVNDNLPWPVSIRDIRDSLGINQLAVINDFEAVAYATQFLAKADTTPVIEAEAPGGEGPVLVMGPGTGLGSAVLLPGKPHASVLATEAGQIALSPGNEREIEILRLLAKDRPYVSFEHALSGPGLLNLYRAISTLRGTAASKTRPSDVTRAALDYSDEAAVEALEVFCGLLGSFVGDLTLLYGARGGVFLAGGILPQIREVLLASTFRQRFFNKGVMRPFLQQVSVRLMDHGQLGVIGAAGLYLDGRPHSAQEIAGQ; encoded by the coding sequence ATGACGGGTGTCCACACCGAGGGGAAGGACGTGGCGGAACTGGGCAACCAAGGCGGCGCGCTTAAGAGCACCCTTCCAGGGGCGCCCTTTCTTGCGGCCGACGTCGGCGGTACCCATGCCCGCATCGGCCTGGTCAGCGACCGTCCCGACGGGACGCGCCCGGTCACCGTTCTCCAGTACCACCGCTACGCCTGCGCCGAATGGCCCAGCCTCACCGCGGTGCTCAAGGATTTCGTCAGCCAGCTGGGTACCAGCGTGCACGTCGATCAGTGCGCGGTCGCCAGTGCGGGCTATGTCCTGGGCGATTCGATCGTCAACGACAACCTGCCGTGGCCGGTGTCCATCCGTGACATCCGCGACAGCCTGGGCATCAACCAGCTGGCGGTGATCAACGATTTCGAAGCGGTGGCCTACGCCACCCAGTTCCTGGCCAAGGCCGATACCACACCGGTGATCGAAGCCGAAGCGCCCGGTGGCGAAGGTCCGGTGCTGGTCATGGGGCCGGGCACGGGCCTGGGTTCGGCCGTGCTGTTGCCGGGCAAGCCGCACGCCTCGGTGCTCGCCACCGAAGCCGGCCAGATCGCACTTTCTCCCGGCAACGAGCGCGAGATCGAGATCCTTCGCCTGCTGGCCAAGGATCGTCCGTACGTGTCGTTCGAACACGCGCTGTCGGGGCCCGGCCTGCTCAACCTGTATCGCGCCATTTCCACGCTGCGCGGCACGGCGGCAAGCAAGACACGTCCAAGCGACGTGACGCGCGCTGCGCTCGACTACAGCGACGAAGCGGCGGTGGAAGCACTGGAAGTTTTCTGCGGCCTGCTGGGCAGCTTCGTGGGTGATCTCACGCTGCTGTATGGCGCACGCGGTGGCGTGTTCCTCGCCGGCGGCATCCTGCCGCAGATTCGTGAAGTGTTGCTGGCCAGCACGTTCCGGCAGCGCTTCTTCAACAAGGGCGTGATGCGCCCTTTCTTGCAGCAGGTTTCAGTTCGCTTGATGGACCACGGGCAACTCGGGGTGATCGGTGCCGCCGGCCTTTACCTGGATGGCCGACCCCACTCCGCGCAGGAAATCGCAGGACAGTAA
- a CDS encoding TonB-dependent receptor, with protein sequence MSHRKKLLAISIVASLCISGAAFAQDSTQTTQQQGNQKPAKNPNQAGGDKQTTDLQGVTVTGIRASLQQSLDTKRNADAVVEAVTAEDIGKFPNTNVAEAMALIPGVTIDRQFGQGDRVSIDGTDPSLNLTFLNGQPVAQTPWQYGAQPNRGFDYTMLAPELVGRLEIYKSPEARLIEGSLGGTVLMHTLQPLDLPANTIRGSFGLNYNDQASKQRPAASALYSWHNDAKTFGIIASLGHFEEKIDRQGIEIFNYHPVSDYAGSPAIAAGIANGTLSPNALVPDEINSAYFQQTRKRDTATLGMQIHPTSNWDIDFNSLYVRENFNNWNQSLYPFTHATVNQITSFNQGKGGANGIITGGHVCGSVDDPTCPDIAQGTFDSNVRKSIVKTTALDLKSTYRGDGWTIGGAIGYSKADNNDMSQVAMEPVYGGGYTWDINKGFKFDSPNLARDPANWHIGDVAGLGGWPGNYGVFNASAKDQYAQLDFTKDFDSFFNTLLVGARYSKHDESMVQHVYGPNAPTNLAALGTWGYTDTLGGFDGMWSDAASHVQPNSNAEWNWVRSTNGGNDDPGSYLNGTWKITEKTTAAYVQLDFGSGPFRGNIGGRYVHTVTDGSGYNFSGVPILPPPAGWWQTASNTHNDFLPSLNMSYDVTDELVLRGAAAKVIARAPYNMQVNNLFLNDSVLTGSGGNPNLDPYKSNNFSLAAEWYFAPQSVLALTGFYKDIGSYIFIDSAVEQHYNSAHDNDPATFARLVANGQCTANGFCGYNISRPRDVGGGKVKGVSLSYQQPFADTGFGAVANYTYADAKLDSGGALPYSSKNSYSLSPYYEKGPFSARLTWNWRSAYLAGGYIAGAPPATTGTYKDLGASLGYKLNDNISFTLDGMNLTNTTYVQYLGTKDMPLNKYTTGRRYMLTAHFNL encoded by the coding sequence ATGTCACATCGCAAGAAGCTACTCGCCATCAGTATCGTGGCCAGTCTGTGTATCTCCGGCGCGGCCTTCGCCCAGGACAGCACGCAGACCACCCAGCAGCAGGGCAACCAGAAGCCTGCCAAGAACCCCAACCAGGCCGGTGGCGATAAGCAGACCACCGACCTGCAGGGCGTGACCGTCACCGGCATCCGCGCCAGCCTCCAGCAGTCGCTGGACACCAAGCGCAACGCTGACGCCGTCGTCGAAGCGGTTACCGCCGAAGACATCGGCAAGTTCCCGAACACCAACGTCGCCGAAGCGATGGCGCTGATTCCGGGCGTCACCATCGACCGTCAGTTCGGCCAGGGCGATCGCGTCAGCATCGACGGCACCGATCCCAGCCTCAACCTGACGTTCCTCAATGGCCAGCCGGTCGCACAGACGCCGTGGCAGTACGGCGCCCAGCCGAACCGCGGCTTTGACTACACCATGCTCGCTCCCGAGCTGGTCGGTCGCCTTGAGATCTACAAGAGCCCCGAAGCCCGCCTGATCGAAGGCAGCCTGGGCGGTACCGTGCTGATGCACACCCTGCAGCCGCTGGACCTGCCGGCCAACACCATTCGTGGTTCGTTCGGCCTGAACTACAACGACCAGGCAAGTAAGCAGCGCCCGGCCGCGTCGGCTCTCTACAGCTGGCACAACGACGCCAAGACCTTCGGCATCATCGCCTCGCTCGGTCACTTCGAAGAGAAGATCGATCGCCAGGGCATCGAAATCTTCAACTACCACCCGGTCTCCGATTACGCCGGCAGCCCGGCGATCGCCGCCGGCATTGCCAACGGCACGCTGAGCCCGAATGCGCTGGTGCCGGATGAAATCAACTCCGCGTACTTCCAGCAGACGCGCAAGCGCGACACCGCGACACTGGGCATGCAGATCCATCCCACCAGCAATTGGGATATCGATTTCAACAGCCTGTACGTGCGCGAAAACTTCAACAACTGGAACCAGTCGCTGTATCCGTTCACCCATGCCACGGTGAACCAGATCACCAGCTTCAACCAGGGTAAGGGCGGCGCCAACGGCATCATCACGGGCGGCCACGTGTGCGGCAGCGTCGACGATCCGACCTGCCCGGACATCGCCCAGGGCACGTTCGATTCCAACGTCCGCAAGTCGATCGTCAAGACCACCGCGCTCGACCTCAAGAGCACCTATCGCGGTGACGGCTGGACCATTGGCGGCGCCATCGGTTACAGCAAGGCCGACAACAACGACATGTCGCAGGTCGCCATGGAGCCGGTGTACGGCGGTGGCTACACCTGGGATATCAACAAGGGCTTCAAGTTCGACAGCCCGAACCTGGCGCGCGATCCGGCCAACTGGCATATCGGTGACGTGGCGGGCCTCGGCGGCTGGCCGGGCAACTACGGCGTGTTCAACGCGAGCGCCAAGGACCAGTACGCCCAGCTCGACTTCACCAAGGACTTCGACAGCTTCTTCAACACCCTGCTCGTCGGCGCGCGCTACAGCAAGCACGATGAAAGCATGGTGCAGCATGTCTACGGTCCGAATGCACCGACCAACCTGGCCGCTCTCGGCACCTGGGGTTACACCGACACGCTCGGCGGCTTCGATGGCATGTGGTCCGATGCCGCCAGCCACGTCCAGCCGAACTCGAACGCCGAGTGGAACTGGGTGCGCAGCACCAACGGTGGCAATGACGATCCGGGCTCGTACCTCAACGGCACCTGGAAGATCACGGAAAAGACCACGGCTGCGTATGTGCAGCTCGACTTCGGCTCGGGTCCGTTCCGCGGCAACATCGGTGGCCGTTACGTCCACACGGTGACCGATGGTTCCGGCTACAACTTCAGCGGCGTACCGATCCTTCCGCCGCCGGCCGGCTGGTGGCAGACCGCCTCCAACACGCACAACGACTTCCTGCCGTCGTTGAACATGTCGTATGACGTCACCGATGAACTGGTACTGCGCGGCGCCGCCGCCAAGGTCATCGCCCGCGCGCCGTACAACATGCAGGTGAACAACCTGTTCCTCAACGACTCGGTGCTCACCGGCTCGGGCGGCAACCCGAATCTCGATCCGTACAAGTCGAACAACTTCTCGCTGGCGGCTGAGTGGTACTTCGCTCCGCAGTCGGTGCTGGCGTTGACCGGCTTCTACAAGGACATCGGCAGCTACATCTTCATCGACTCCGCCGTCGAGCAGCACTACAACTCGGCGCACGACAACGACCCGGCGACGTTTGCCCGTCTCGTCGCCAACGGCCAGTGCACGGCCAACGGCTTCTGCGGCTACAACATCAGCCGTCCGCGTGACGTCGGTGGCGGCAAGGTGAAGGGCGTGAGCCTGTCGTACCAGCAGCCGTTCGCCGATACCGGTTTCGGTGCAGTGGCCAACTACACCTACGCCGATGCGAAGCTCGACAGCGGCGGCGCCCTGCCGTACAGCTCGAAGAACTCGTACTCGCTGAGCCCGTACTACGAGAAGGGTCCGTTCAGCGCCCGCCTGACCTGGAACTGGCGTAGTGCCTACCTCGCCGGCGGTTACATCGCCGGTGCGCCGCCGGCCACCACGGGCACGTACAAGGACCTCGGTGCGTCGCTGGGCTACAAGCTCAATGACAACATCTCGTTCACGCTCGACGGCATGAACCTGACCAACACCACCTACGTCCAGTACCTGGGCACGAAGGACATGCCGCTCAACAAGTACACGACCGGTCGTCGTTACATGCTGACCGCGCATTTCAACCTCTGA
- a CDS encoding family 20 glycosylhydrolase, translated as MKMIVKQGSRWSVALLALALCSMTGLATAEDATKPLPLMPMPAKVERSQAQVLFPEGTALRFDAQQAGVAKVAKQFADRLASERGLHVSESPSGATIQFAIDPKLKLGDEGYRLLVDKDGANVTAATSRGLFYGSVTLLQLMTPDDGAQGAVSVPGVRIEDRPRFRWRGLMIDSVRHMQTIDEMHSIIDQMAMHKLNTLHWHLSDDQGWRIEIKRYPKLTEIGAWRTPPDAGEDGAPTRYGGFYTQDEIRAMVAYAAERNITIVPEIDMPGHAQAAVASYPELGVTGKQPPVSVDWGVNTYLYNVDDHTFTFIQNVLDEVMALFPSRYIHLGGDEAVKDQWEASPAVQAKIKSLGLKDEEALQGWFMARLGRYLQSHGRRMIGWDEILAGNVPASATVMSWRGLKGAVEAAQKGHDVVSSPAPDLYLDQMQSDRADETTGRMPVRDLSSIYHFDPVPSELTPKQAARVIGAQANVWAEHMPTAAHRQHAIFPRLDALSEVLWSPPAKQDWNGFLQRLPTQLARYRADGVKYADSAFAANIVLDRNEAIVSGKATVSLNNQAKFGELHYTTNNTAPKLDSPRYDQPFEVTLPAIVRAVAFDAQGQPLAGERAQAIDIAHLATRLSGEMPNCPGNNFRLRVQPTPDATSLSPTYAVNLFDNCQMYPQARLDGVRSIHVDAVRLERNYSLAHEQKLVVERPAQTAFGELVIHKDTCDGPVLASMPLPDPKASGRRIPLTATLPATTGVHDLCLAFTGPISGPLYGIAQVSVIPQAAK; from the coding sequence ATGAAGATGATCGTGAAGCAGGGAAGTCGTTGGTCAGTCGCTTTGCTGGCGCTGGCACTGTGCAGCATGACCGGCCTGGCCACCGCGGAAGACGCGACAAAGCCGCTGCCGTTGATGCCGATGCCGGCGAAGGTCGAGCGTTCGCAGGCGCAGGTGCTGTTTCCCGAAGGGACGGCGCTGCGCTTCGATGCCCAACAGGCCGGCGTCGCGAAGGTCGCAAAGCAGTTCGCCGATCGCCTTGCGAGCGAACGCGGCCTGCACGTGTCGGAATCGCCTTCGGGCGCAACGATTCAGTTCGCCATCGATCCCAAACTCAAGCTTGGCGACGAGGGCTATCGGCTGCTCGTTGACAAGGACGGCGCGAACGTCACCGCCGCGACGTCGCGCGGACTTTTCTACGGCAGCGTGACGCTGCTGCAGCTGATGACGCCCGATGATGGCGCACAGGGCGCGGTGAGCGTTCCAGGCGTGCGCATCGAGGATCGCCCGCGATTCCGATGGCGCGGCCTCATGATTGATTCGGTCCGCCATATGCAGACTATCGACGAAATGCACTCGATCATCGACCAGATGGCGATGCACAAGCTCAACACGCTGCACTGGCACCTGAGCGACGACCAGGGCTGGCGCATCGAAATCAAGCGCTATCCGAAGCTCACTGAGATCGGCGCCTGGCGCACGCCGCCGGATGCCGGCGAAGACGGTGCGCCCACGCGATACGGTGGTTTCTACACGCAGGACGAGATTCGCGCGATGGTCGCGTATGCGGCGGAGCGCAACATCACCATCGTTCCCGAGATCGACATGCCCGGCCATGCCCAGGCCGCCGTAGCGTCGTATCCGGAGCTGGGCGTCACCGGCAAGCAACCGCCGGTGTCCGTCGACTGGGGCGTCAACACGTATCTGTACAACGTCGACGACCACACCTTCACTTTCATCCAGAACGTGCTTGATGAAGTGATGGCGCTGTTTCCCTCGCGTTACATCCACCTCGGTGGCGATGAAGCGGTCAAGGATCAGTGGGAAGCGTCGCCCGCCGTGCAGGCGAAGATCAAATCGCTTGGCCTGAAAGACGAAGAAGCCCTGCAAGGCTGGTTCATGGCGCGTCTTGGCCGCTATCTTCAGTCGCATGGTCGTCGCATGATCGGCTGGGACGAAATCCTCGCTGGCAACGTGCCGGCCAGCGCCACGGTGATGTCGTGGCGTGGCCTCAAGGGCGCCGTAGAAGCGGCGCAGAAGGGGCACGACGTTGTGTCGTCGCCCGCGCCGGATCTCTATCTCGACCAGATGCAGAGCGATCGCGCGGATGAAACCACCGGGCGCATGCCGGTGCGCGACCTCTCGTCGATCTATCACTTCGATCCCGTGCCTTCCGAACTGACGCCGAAGCAGGCGGCACGCGTGATCGGCGCGCAGGCCAACGTCTGGGCCGAACACATGCCGACGGCAGCGCATCGCCAGCACGCGATCTTCCCGCGCCTGGATGCGCTGTCCGAGGTGTTGTGGTCACCCCCGGCGAAGCAGGACTGGAACGGTTTCCTGCAGCGCCTGCCCACACAGCTGGCGCGCTATCGCGCGGACGGCGTGAAGTACGCCGACAGCGCGTTCGCCGCGAACATCGTGCTCGATCGCAACGAGGCTATCGTCAGCGGCAAGGCAACGGTGAGCCTGAACAACCAGGCAAAGTTCGGTGAGCTGCACTACACGACGAACAACACCGCGCCAAAGCTGGATTCGCCGCGCTACGACCAGCCGTTTGAAGTAACCCTGCCGGCGATCGTGCGCGCGGTCGCGTTCGATGCCCAGGGCCAGCCGCTGGCGGGAGAACGTGCGCAGGCGATCGATATCGCTCATCTGGCCACGCGACTCAGCGGCGAGATGCCGAATTGCCCCGGGAACAACTTCCGCCTGCGCGTGCAGCCCACGCCCGATGCCACCAGTCTGTCGCCAACTTACGCGGTGAATCTGTTCGACAACTGCCAGATGTATCCGCAGGCGCGACTCGACGGCGTGCGCAGCATCCATGTCGATGCGGTGCGACTGGAGCGGAACTACTCGCTGGCGCATGAGCAGAAGCTGGTGGTGGAGCGTCCGGCGCAAACGGCCTTCGGCGAGCTCGTCATCCACAAGGACACCTGCGACGGCCCGGTGCTGGCGAGCATGCCTTTGCCCGATCCGAAGGCAAGCGGGCGCCGCATTCCGTTGACGGCCACGTTGCCGGCCACGACGGGCGTCCACGACCTGTGCCTGGCCTTTACCGGCCCCATCTCCGGTCCGCTATACGGCATCGCCCAGGTCAGCGTGATTCCGCAAGCTGCGAAGTAA